TTTCCCTCACACATTATATCCATGAAAAGATACGGTGTTTACCATTACAATAACCGATAACTATAAACTTATTCGACAATTTGATTTCGGCAGTAGCTCTTAtatttaactataattaaagatacaaacatattttaattttctcaaaTATCTCGTAAAATATCTCATTGTTTatttattccataaaaaaacagtaaattaaagtttaataaaatattaagacaTATGAATAATATGCTCATATCATCTTcatgaaattgttaaaaaatggTGATATTATGAGCTATCTTcatgaaattgttaaaaactGATCATATTATCTTCATGAAACTGTAACTACCCAATATTGGTAACATGATAGCCCATTGTATATAATGTTTCATTGTAAAtagaaattgaaatttattaacaaaaacttaaaattaactTCTTAAGACTATCTGTATTTCAGTTTGGTTGACATAGACTTAAAATAAACTTCAAACAAAGCAATTTATAAGCCTAAACTTGCATATGATCACTAGATAAACTaaggaaaaacaaaatttaactcTGCATATTTATTTCACCTGAAATAATCTTTTTTGGTAAACGATACCTTGGATTAAAAGGGCAAAACACCAGCAAGACTAACAATAACTACAAGGGCAAATAGCTAGCAGCTAAAACTACAAAGCAAAGGCAAACACCCAAATACATAATCTATGCCAGTTCGATATATGCACATAAAGACAGCAGAGTTGTTCATAATGCTACACATTTTCAGCGTAACATCGACGTTCCCGATCCAAGCCTTGATCGCCTCTGTGCGATTCCTACCTCTCCAGATATCATAGACAATAGATATGGAAGCAATTCTTTTGACTTTAGCTATGCAGCTCTTCCCCACAGCTTTCTTATTGAACCAGGAACATTCCCTTCTCCAGCTACAGCCTACAGACATTCCTCCTGATGCAACAAGCTTGCAACACTTTCTGACACGTCATTATTACATTATTAcgatagtaaaataataaaattttgtttattacttatttacacatttgaatagtaaaaCTACTATGGTATCATAGGTTTAGTCCGCGGATGATGTGccagactgagtctacctaaaaattgcttcctatataatatattcataaaatttcatttatttgtaGATGACAATAAATACTAGCTCATTAGTAGATTTTAAATAGcgacaatatgaaaaaaaatttactttaaaaattattatttattaaaaatggacaaaagataaattttttagaaaaagtgGATAACTGTATTATACGGAAGGGTATAATACAGTCGAGCTCGAACTTAACTTAATTCGGATTTGATTTAATAGTTTAACCACCTAGATATTTGAAGGAATCACTATGTCCGTTGGCAGTTGCCAAAACATTTtctgacaaaaataaaataactaactttatctatttaattgtaactaaaaagccaaataattaaaagaggtcaaatctttcatgaaaatttcacaaaagtttcaattttttaattttatccaatttgtcaacgcttgattttgttttaattatgtccaactacacaattttttttatgtgacGCTGATATGTGGCATTGCCACTTCAGGCCATATAGACGTCACataaataaaatcatataattagacattattaaaacgaaatcatgcatttcaagataaattgaataaaattaaagaaattggAACTTCTGGTCATTTGGCCTCACTAAAAACATATTCACCTTCCTAAGCTGACAATATTACTCATAACTTTACCACCATAGCCATTTATGGCTTCACTTCTGCTTCAAAATTCACTTATTTCTTCCTTCACACAAAAGCCCACCGCTCTTTTCTCCTTTAACAGTACTAATCAATTCAAAGTCTCCTTCTCTCTCAGTCAATCGAGTGATGAATCTGCACAAAACCCACCTGAAAAAACCACTCCTGAACCGCTAAAGCTCGCTTTCGAGAAAGCTAAAGCATATAAGAAGTCGATCGAAGAGACCAAGAAAACGAAACTCGAAGAGAACCCAGTTGAGGGTTCTGCTGAGGATAGTGGCTATGACAAGGTTAAGGCTGCTTTGGAGAAAGCTAAGGAATACCGGAAGAATAAAGGACTTGGTGGAGGTGAAAAGGGTGCTGCAGGAAGTGTATTAGATTCAGgtatttttttttggcaaattgggtAAGAGTTGTGTTCAAAATTAGGAATTCAATGTTTTAGGTGATGGGATGTAAATGTTCCATGAATATTATATTTGGTGATTGAAATAACTGAATTGCTTGGTGGTAATTGGACAAAACTTGATTGTTTTTGCTGTTGATCATTTTTTGGCTAAATGTGGTTTAATTTTCTTGAAGGgtatgtttggttcatgaaattGGAATAGCAATTCCGTATAGAGTAGCTCTTCTTTACTTTGGATCATAACTATTCCGTTTCTTATGGCATAACTATTCCATTTTATGAACCATTTATAGCCCAGAGATTTTAATGCATACAAGAAAATTAGAATGTTCGATTTTACGAATTAAAGGCAATGTTAATGCATATATAGCAACGGAAGTCATTAGGAATTTTTTGGTTCTAATGACCAAAGATTGGAGAAACTTTGAGGCTACGTTTGGTTCATGTAACAGGTCCTAAATAGAACAACTATTCCGCATAgaataattttctttattttggtACATAGAATAGTAACTTTATGGAATTGTTATTCTGTGATTTTGTGAAATAATTACTCTCTCAAAAAGTAAAAATGTAAAGAATGACTATTTCATTTGCTATGAAATAGCTATTTAATTCCATGCTAttccattccatgaaccaaatatAGCCTAAATTTTCTTAATGGGAATGAATGCGATATGAAATGCCAgaacgaaaaaaatcaaaagcacTTCATTGTCAAATTGAAGGCATATATACTTTTAACTGAATATATGCTATATGAACTTGTTTTAGGATTAAAAGGAAACAATGGTGGTAACTTACAAAGTGGCATAGGGGAGAAAAGTGCCGGTTCAAAAGAGAAGTTTTCAGTTTCAAGCATCGATTTCATGGGACTCAACTTCGCGGATAAAAAATCGGGCAGAGGATTACCAGCTGGTTTGGTTCCATTGGTTGATCCTTTTCAAGGAGGGGATGTGCCGGAAGTGGAGATAATTGTTGGAGACAATAGCAAGTTTAGGGACAAAACAGTGTCAATGCCTAAGCCGAGTCAAGATGATAGTTTGGATGTGTACAAGCCTAAGGTTTCGACATGGGGTGTCTTTCCTAGACCTGGAAACATTTCTAAGACAGTATgcttatctattttttatttttgagaatcttcatttcataaattttatgtGAATGAGAACTCTTAAAAGTAAGCAGTTTCCTTGTTTGAGTTTTAGTTTGGTGGAGGAAGAACCATTCGTCCCGGGGATGTTCTTGAAACAGCTGAAGAACGAGCTGCCAAAAATGACCGCACGAAGCAATTACTTGCTGCCTATAAGAAGAAAATGGGCATATCTATTGATCCAAAGCTAAAATTAGAGTGTGATGAGgtactctctttttttttaagtaaaactCTATCGTGTATATGCCATGATTCCATAGGCTAGCTCCAAGTCTCCCAATTGACGAGAAAGAGTAAAGAGAAATTGGATAAGTTTAATTGGTATTAAAGTCAGCCCGAGTCTAAAGTTAAGTCGTATTCCAATATTAACAGCTGTTTAATGCTTAGATACCACGAGTCTGTAAATCTCAGGAGTGAGGTACTTTCGTACTTCTTAGTACTGATTGTTTAGTTTCCAAATGTGTGGCTTGAGGTGGATGCTCCACCTTCAATGCATCTATATCAAAGCATAGGATAATTCTTGTTGGtgcaatgttttttttttctccctTCTTTAAATTTTGACTCCCATGATTGCGAATGTAAATCAAATGGCACACATAAATATTGCTGACAACACTCGGAATAAGTTAGTTTTCTGCAGCCGTAGATTTGTGAGGAATTGAACCATCTACTAGAGTATACTTGTATATATATCCCTAATTCAAGTAATTGTGATTCAAAGGCATTCAAGAACGGTGACTCATTGATGGATTCTGGAAAGCTTAAAGAAGCAATGCCATATTTCCAAACGGTTATGGATAAGTTGCCATTTCAGGTATTTTTCAGCTTCCTTATACATATTATTTCGCTTTTATCTGAGAATGTAAGTTCATTGACGCAATTGTGTGAAGCACGTAGCAGCATACAAATTAGTCTATTagttgtttttgatattttggttGCAGAGGACAACTGAAGACTTGTTCTTGTCATTCTGAGATTCATTAACATACTATATTTGTTTCTGCAGAGTGAGCTGCATGGATTAGCTGCTCTGCAGTGGTCTATCTGTCAAGATTCAATTAGCAGGTAAAGTACATCGATCCACAGCGGAATTTAGATCTCTAACAAATTCGCAGTTCTGTTAAATATAGACTAGTTATGTTCTGCACAGATCAAAGGCATGTGTTTCTGATCGATGTATTTGCTGATATACTACTAAATTCAAGCTAGAAAATTGCATTTTTATGCCTCTTTGTCCTGTtggaaaatttaatatatttgtttcTTTGATGATATGTAATAAAAAGTCTGGCTGACGGGAGAAAAGAGGCTCAATCCATGTACGAGAAACTTCAGTCTCATCCGAATGCTAAAGTGAGCAAGAAAGCAAGACAGTTTTTGTTCAGTTTTCAGGTAAAAACATGAAAATAAGGAGGCTATGATATTTATGCATTTTGAACACCTAAAAGAGTTGATACACAATCACTTTTATGTGTGATAATAGGCCATGGAAATGATGAAGGTTAGAGGTTCTGATTTCATACCGAACAGCACAGACTACCAGGACTATTTCGAGGCGTTCGTTGAAAAGAAAACCAACTATCTTGTAGGAGAGGCCGAAAGCGCAGAAGGTGCAGTACCGAGTTTACCGACTCAAGCACTCCCTTACATGTTTTTTCTAGTTTCTCCCATATTTTTAATCTTGTTCATGGCAATTTCTAAAGgaaatataaattagaaataCCAAGACTTCCAATTAGGATTTTTCTAAAGGAGTTATACATCAAAATGTATACGCACATAATTAGGTTGTTTCTTTGTAATATTGGTTGTTAATAATTTATAgtcttatcttattttatttttgtatgcaTGTCCAACATGTCATTGTGATCTTATCTAATAAATTGCAAAATAATTCACCAATAATCTCTTTGGTGATTATCATTGGctcatatataatataaataatgatcAAAGGGTTATTTCAGTTTTTAAACTTGTACATCAAGGATAGTTAACTCACATTTAGATATTTCAGTCAATTGAGAACAAATTCTTTATTTTAAgctaattacaaataaaattatacaatagGGACCAAATTGCTCAAATTTTATCCCTAAATGGTCTAATATAGACAATATAGTCCTTAATTGAcctttaaaataaacaatattgtCCTTAATCGATTAAAATAAATACTTGTGAGTTAATTGAGTCCGATgcataaatctaaaatttacaATGTTCTATAAATAATGGTTAGATCTGCATACGTTAGGTAACGCCTAACATTTTGCAGATGAATCCAGAATTTCTCATATTCCTCTATCAATTAACATCTCGAGATCCCTTCGGAATTGGAAGTATTGTGGGGGGTTTTTGCcactgaatttaaaaaaattaattatgatgcTGGAACAAATCAAGTTTACAATTGCTGGAGTGGCAAAAAGACCATATTGGATtgggctttttatatgttttacgggTTTTTTCAGCCCAATATCTTTTATACGGGCCAAAcaatttctttacttttcatacCGGGTTTTATTACTTTGTTGACctagaattttaaattcttcTCTTTTTTACGAACTTCCTTCTCTTAACTCTGAATTGgcggtttctttttcttttttctctgaaaatagcggtttcttttcttcttctccacaCGATTTCTTCTTCTGATAGTCGTCGCTCTTCATCAAGTCTCAGTGCCGCTCCACTGCCGCCTTCGTTGTGCCGCCgccgtttttttatttttgtgttttctttttcagatgTGAACCGGAGTTATTGTCGGAAGGAATAATAGATATCAgaagtttttaacgattttaaaaagttttttaaaGGCATATGATCCGATTTTGAAACGAAAAAATTCACCAttcttcttattcttctttttcattttcagatctagaaattgttttattaactgtttttaaGTCACAGTAATTCttttaccattaaacatgtgtaaagattatctttaaggaatgtaataataattttcatttatgtaatgaaaatatgttatttctgcagttttactatgtttggttatatttctgcgtttttttaattctgcagcacgatttgttgatgatggtagattgataaaattattgtaatgtttcagtgttgttgattttatgttaattttatgttgataatcggttgatatttattgattttaacattgacaaataagataatggtgtccgtgaaataaactaaaaaaataaaaatttaactgagactagataatgatatgttagcattgggaaagaagacaaataaagatgttgaattattataatgttacaatgttggaattgtgttgattttcggttaatattttgttgattttaacattggtgaaaaaacaataatgatattgaattattataatgttataatgttgatcttgtgttgatcttgtgttgatgttatgttgatatcaacatatgtaataaactaactgattcaaatttttcaatcttttttatactaatttttattttttcaacattttttcaatttaatttcaatttttttattttattttcacatataatgtgttttttttcgttgatgataaaatcaactaaatatcaacataatattaacgcaatatcaacataagattaACATTGTAACAccataataatttaacatcatttttttctttttcacaaatgctaaaattaacaaaatatcaaccgaaaattaacacaatgtcaacactatatcattacaataattcaacttcGTTATTTGTCTTCTTCTATGATGAtaccatatcattatctagtctcaatctaatttaatttaattttttagtttatttcacagacaatattattttatttgccaatgttaaaataaaaaatcagttgatagcaacataatatcaacataaagtcaacataaaatcaaaaacactgtgatattacaataattcagcaatcaatcatcatcaacaaatcgttctgcagaattaaaaaaaacgcagaaacacaagaaaaatgcagaaataacataattttattccataaaatcacaaaattattctacataacatgaaatgagtattagattctctaaagatactcttttatacatgtttaatggtgaaaaaacagtaaaaaattaacaaattacagatctgaaaataaaaaaaaaagaacaaaaaaattcaaatctgaaatcaaaacgataaaagaaagatgacggCGAGACGAAGACGGAACGGCGGAGGCAGAACGATGGAAATGGAACAGCGGAGGCGGATTGGTGCGAAGAACAAAAGGTGAGTTGAGAGagagaaaggagagagaaaattgagGAGAGAGAAACATATTTGGTTTATGAGGATTTGACTTGGagtagaaaatatattttttccgtataaaagtaataatctccAGCGTGGATGGtagttttcatattgaaaactcttacccgtataaaagatatatttttgcaaatattagATGTTTATGTAAAAAGCCATATTGGATTCATCACTGGACATTTTGACAGATAAATGCTCTTTTTTCTGgaactattatttatttttcacaaactcaaaaaaaacaaaaaaaatgttatttttatataagtTTGTATagtgatttataaaaaaaaaatgtgcaAAAATTTCTCAttgtttttttcaaaatatatatatatctgtaCCTTGTGACatatttaatcttattttatCCCCATTATCTTATGCTTAGATGTTTCCGGACAGCAGTAGGTAGCCGGAGGTGGTGGTCAAATCAATTTCTCATCAACACccctaaaagttaaaataacCAAAATAGAACTATAAAAA
This window of the Mercurialis annua linkage group LG5, ddMerAnnu1.2, whole genome shotgun sequence genome carries:
- the LOC126682568 gene encoding uncharacterized protein LOC126682568, whose protein sequence is MASLLLQNSLISSFTQKPTALFSFNSTNQFKVSFSLSQSSDESAQNPPEKTTPEPLKLAFEKAKAYKKSIEETKKTKLEENPVEGSAEDSGYDKVKAALEKAKEYRKNKGLGGGEKGAAGSVLDSGLKGNNGGNLQSGIGEKSAGSKEKFSVSSIDFMGLNFADKKSGRGLPAGLVPLVDPFQGGDVPEVEIIVGDNSKFRDKTVSMPKPSQDDSLDVYKPKVSTWGVFPRPGNISKTFGGGRTIRPGDVLETAEERAAKNDRTKQLLAAYKKKMGISIDPKLKLECDEAFKNGDSLMDSGKLKEAMPYFQTVMDKLPFQSELHGLAALQWSICQDSISSLADGRKEAQSMYEKLQSHPNAKVSKKARQFLFSFQAMEMMKVRGSDFIPNSTDYQDYFEAFVEKKTNYLVGEAESAEGAVPSLPTQALPYMFFLVSPIFLILFMAISKGNIN